In Phormidium ambiguum IAM M-71, a single window of DNA contains:
- a CDS encoding S66 peptidase family protein, whose protein sequence is MIELCQIPAPLQPGDLLQVIAPSGALREMSAFEKGVEIWRKHGYQVQICDGITERWGYLAGQDQHRRYQLKEAWFNPEVKGILCARGGFGSTRLLEDWNWGDKGTRGQGDKGKFINSKLSSQSPVPSPQSLTPKWLIGFSDVTALLWSLGKEGISGVHGPMLTTIANEPEWSIERLFDWVEGRSLKPLQGEGWGGGKVSGVLLPANLTVATHLLGTPLQPELDGVILALEDVTEFPYRIDRQLTQWRMSGIFQKVKGIALGRFSRCEPAPNIPSLAIEEVLRDRLCDLGIPIISELPFGHDGPNATLPVGILAELDADAGVLSFGK, encoded by the coding sequence ATGATCGAATTGTGCCAAATTCCTGCGCCTTTGCAACCCGGAGATTTACTTCAAGTAATCGCGCCTAGTGGTGCATTGCGCGAAATGTCAGCGTTTGAAAAAGGTGTGGAAATTTGGCGAAAGCACGGCTACCAAGTCCAAATCTGCGACGGCATCACCGAACGCTGGGGATACCTAGCTGGTCAAGACCAACATCGCCGCTATCAATTAAAAGAAGCATGGTTTAACCCAGAAGTCAAGGGTATTCTCTGCGCTAGAGGCGGTTTTGGTAGTACTCGGTTGCTGGAAGATTGGAATTGGGGAGACAAGGGGACAAGGGGACAAGGGGACAAGGGGAAGTTTATTAACTCAAAACTCTCTTCCCAGTCCCCAGTCCCCAGTCCCCAGTCTCTTACACCCAAATGGTTAATCGGTTTTTCTGATGTGACGGCACTACTTTGGAGTTTGGGGAAAGAGGGGATTTCTGGCGTACATGGGCCGATGTTAACTACGATCGCAAATGAGCCAGAATGGTCAATTGAAAGATTATTTGATTGGGTAGAAGGGCGTTCTCTCAAACCTTTGCAAGGTGAAGGGTGGGGAGGAGGAAAAGTTAGCGGGGTTTTACTTCCAGCTAATTTAACAGTGGCAACTCATTTGTTAGGCACACCGCTACAACCAGAATTAGATGGAGTCATCTTAGCTTTGGAAGATGTCACTGAATTTCCCTACCGCATTGACCGACAATTAACTCAATGGCGGATGAGTGGAATTTTCCAAAAAGTCAAAGGCATTGCTTTAGGCAGATTTAGTCGTTGCGAACCTGCACCTAATATTCCCAGTTTAGCGATCGAAGAAGTATTGCGCGATCGTCTCTGCGACCTTGGCATCCCCATTATTTCCGAATTACCCTTCGGTCATGACGGCCCCAACGCTACTTTACCTGTAGGAATTTTAGCCGAATTAGACGCAGATGCCGGAGTTTTGAGTTTTGGCAAATAG
- a CDS encoding nitric-oxide reductase large subunit translates to MANSSVFDTGTATVRKNRQLSLPVWLVLICIVAFSILLGAGAMIWKNAPPVPTLIKSPQQEIVVSQAEIQAGQEIYLARGGQHIGSVWGHGSYLAPDWTADILHKWGLATAGVLYNNNPEFSQADLEALPAPEKASLAARVSEEFKTNRYQPKTQELILTNAQTQGLKQVFKNYHELLAHGSSVHSIPNGWFKNDTQIHNVTAFFAWTAWAASANRPNAPFSYTANWPHDDLIGNQAPGQFLIWSIVSVIVLIAGIGAFVFVYLAQEESDEIQPVPARPAVRIPTASQKVTSLYFGVAMVLFLVQILMGMFTAHYAVEGEGFYGIPLIDFLPYAASRTWHLQLAIFWIATCWLAAGLYFAPRFGGFEPKFQAWGNSILLVALAVIVVGSMVGSWEAVTGVLDVKNSFLWGHQGYEYIELGRVWQLLLIGGMVFWLWLMYRAFKPALDKEKSPTGLSHFFLYSAITIPLFYSVGLMYTNRTPLSIAEYWRWWVVHLWVEGFFEVFATVVIAYLCSELGFLKKSSALRATYMTTILYLGSGVIGTLHHLYFSGTPSFIAAMGAVFSALEVVPLTLIGFEVLKTLKLSHEAEGFYRWPLRFFIATCFWNLIGAGVFGFLINPPIVLYYSQGLNTTPIHAHAALFGVYGCLALALMLFAFREFVPENAWSDYLLRFSFWMINGGLVIMLVFGLIPNGFYQLAESINHGTWYARSAEVITSPWMRWTVWLRIPGDIIFAIGTLAMFVFTVRAIFAVFRFPVKASQPELKASENS, encoded by the coding sequence ATGGCCAACTCTAGTGTATTTGATACGGGTACAGCAACAGTCAGAAAAAATCGTCAACTCAGCCTTCCAGTTTGGTTAGTGTTGATCTGTATTGTTGCTTTTTCGATTTTGTTAGGTGCAGGAGCAATGATTTGGAAAAATGCGCCACCTGTACCAACATTAATTAAATCTCCTCAACAAGAAATAGTAGTAAGCCAGGCAGAAATTCAAGCTGGACAAGAAATTTATTTAGCTCGTGGTGGGCAACATATTGGTAGTGTATGGGGTCATGGTAGCTATTTAGCACCTGATTGGACTGCGGACATTTTACATAAATGGGGTTTGGCAACTGCGGGGGTTTTATATAACAATAATCCTGAATTTTCTCAAGCTGATTTAGAAGCTTTACCTGCGCCAGAAAAAGCGAGTTTAGCTGCTAGAGTTAGTGAGGAATTTAAAACTAATCGCTATCAACCAAAAACTCAGGAATTGATTTTAACAAATGCTCAAACTCAAGGTTTAAAACAAGTCTTCAAAAATTACCATGAACTGTTAGCGCATGGCTCTTCTGTGCACTCAATTCCTAATGGTTGGTTTAAGAACGATACGCAAATTCATAATGTTACAGCCTTCTTTGCTTGGACAGCTTGGGCAGCGTCGGCGAATCGACCAAATGCACCTTTTTCTTATACAGCAAATTGGCCGCATGATGATTTAATAGGGAATCAAGCACCTGGGCAATTTTTGATTTGGTCGATCGTTTCCGTGATTGTATTAATTGCCGGAATTGGTGCTTTTGTTTTTGTTTATTTGGCTCAAGAAGAAAGTGACGAAATTCAGCCTGTCCCTGCACGTCCGGCTGTGAGAATTCCCACTGCTAGTCAAAAGGTAACATCGCTATATTTTGGAGTGGCGATGGTGCTGTTTTTGGTGCAGATTTTAATGGGAATGTTTACTGCTCATTATGCGGTGGAAGGGGAAGGTTTTTACGGGATTCCGTTAATTGATTTCCTGCCTTATGCAGCTTCACGGACTTGGCATTTACAGTTGGCGATTTTTTGGATTGCTACTTGTTGGTTAGCTGCGGGTCTGTATTTTGCACCGCGTTTTGGTGGTTTTGAACCGAAGTTTCAAGCTTGGGGAAATTCTATTTTACTTGTAGCTTTAGCGGTGATTGTTGTTGGTTCGATGGTTGGTTCTTGGGAAGCGGTAACGGGGGTTTTGGATGTTAAAAATAGCTTTTTGTGGGGACATCAAGGTTATGAATATATTGAGTTAGGTCGAGTTTGGCAACTGTTGTTAATTGGCGGGATGGTTTTTTGGTTATGGTTGATGTATCGAGCGTTTAAACCTGCTTTAGATAAGGAGAAAAGTCCGACTGGTTTAAGTCACTTTTTCTTGTATAGTGCGATTACTATTCCGCTGTTTTATTCTGTGGGTTTAATGTACACAAATCGCACGCCTTTGAGTATTGCTGAATATTGGCGGTGGTGGGTTGTACATTTATGGGTTGAGGGTTTCTTTGAGGTTTTTGCTACTGTTGTTATTGCTTATTTGTGCAGTGAGTTGGGATTTTTGAAGAAGTCTTCGGCGCTGCGGGCAACTTATATGACGACGATTTTATATTTGGGTAGCGGGGTAATTGGTACTTTGCACCATTTATATTTTTCGGGTACTCCGTCTTTTATTGCGGCGATGGGGGCAGTTTTTTCGGCGTTGGAAGTTGTGCCTTTGACTTTAATTGGTTTTGAGGTTTTGAAGACTTTAAAACTTTCTCATGAAGCTGAGGGTTTTTATCGTTGGCCTTTGCGCTTTTTTATTGCTACTTGTTTTTGGAATTTGATTGGTGCGGGTGTGTTTGGGTTTTTAATTAATCCGCCGATCGTACTTTACTATTCTCAGGGTTTAAATACTACCCCAATTCATGCTCATGCGGCTTTGTTTGGGGTTTATGGTTGTTTGGCTTTGGCGTTAATGTTGTTTGCTTTTCGGGAGTTTGTGCCGGAGAATGCTTGGAGTGATTATCTGTTGAGATTTTCGTTTTGGATGATTAATGGTGGCTTGGTGATTATGTTAGTTTTTGGGTTGATTCCCAATGGTTTTTATCAGCTGGCTGAGTCGATTAATCATGGTACTTGGTATGCGCGAAGTGCGGAGGTAATCACTAGTCCTTGGATGCGTTGGACGGTGTGGTTAAGGATTCCAGGTGATATCATTTTTGCGATCGGCACTTTGGCTATGTTTGTGTTTACTGTACGGGCAATCTTTGCAGTATTTCGCTTTCCGGTTAAGGCTTCTCAACCAGAGTTAAAAGCGAGTGAAAATAGCTAA
- a CDS encoding cupin domain-containing protein: MISTNLTTSSFVTQLKEQIEYPNGGVLSKVLLKDNNSQYTLFCLAGGTEISEHTATRNATVNVIEGKGILTLEGKDITLEPGVFVFMPAHAPHALKTEENLAFLLTLSEAK; encoded by the coding sequence ATGATTTCCACAAATTTAACAACTTCATCCTTTGTAACTCAACTTAAAGAACAAATTGAGTATCCTAATGGAGGAGTATTAAGTAAAGTTTTACTCAAAGACAATAACTCTCAATACACACTGTTTTGTCTAGCTGGTGGCACAGAAATTTCGGAACATACCGCCACTCGCAATGCTACAGTTAATGTGATTGAAGGTAAGGGAATCCTCACTTTAGAAGGCAAAGATATTACTTTAGAACCGGGTGTATTTGTATTTATGCCCGCTCATGCTCCCCATGCTTTAAAAACAGAGGAAAACTTAGCATTTTTACTTACACTTTCTGAGGCCAAATAA
- a CDS encoding SAM-dependent methyltransferase — protein MSQTTLNLQTAPGHQVLAAAGKKILRPGGKSATEQLFNWADFQPDETVLELASSFGYSAIALAQRFGVKVVGVEKNPASVARARTNIQAAGLTDRITIIEGDIFHLEAISGQFDYVFAEAILSMQSAPGKANILTGIQSKLKPGGKFLSHEMLANNKEAEIHEELARVVKSNTSPLSQANWIATCANAGLEVKHYQTGSMALLNLPQMIQDEGLFSTAKILWNVVTNPQIRQRLVAMRGVFQKYQQELGYIVFVAKKN, from the coding sequence ATGAGTCAGACAACATTAAATTTACAAACTGCACCTGGACATCAAGTATTAGCCGCAGCAGGGAAGAAAATTTTACGTCCAGGTGGGAAATCTGCCACAGAACAACTATTTAATTGGGCTGATTTTCAACCTGATGAGACTGTTTTAGAATTAGCTTCTAGTTTTGGATATAGCGCGATCGCACTAGCTCAACGTTTTGGAGTCAAAGTAGTAGGCGTAGAAAAAAATCCTGCCAGTGTAGCCCGTGCCCGTACCAATATTCAGGCTGCTGGTTTAACCGATAGAATTACCATTATTGAAGGAGATATTTTTCATTTAGAAGCCATTTCTGGACAATTTGATTATGTATTTGCTGAAGCAATCTTATCAATGCAATCTGCACCGGGAAAAGCAAATATTTTAACAGGAATTCAATCTAAACTGAAACCAGGCGGTAAATTTCTTTCTCACGAAATGTTAGCTAATAACAAAGAAGCAGAAATTCATGAAGAACTAGCCAGAGTTGTCAAGAGCAATACTTCACCTTTATCTCAAGCAAATTGGATCGCTACTTGTGCCAATGCCGGATTAGAAGTTAAACATTATCAAACAGGCAGTATGGCGTTATTAAACTTACCCCAAATGATTCAGGATGAAGGCTTATTTAGTACTGCCAAAATTCTTTGGAATGTTGTTACTAATCCACAAATTCGTCAACGACTTGTAGCCATGCGCGGTGTTTTCCAAAAATATCAGCAAGAGTTAGGCTACATCGTTTTTGTCGCTAAAAAAAATTAA
- a CDS encoding diguanylate cyclase: MTLLLCSVLVAWLHQRNASKFQLAYQLLQAEVEERKQIEQALREAETILKQQTERERMIITIAQNIRQSLNLTKILNTTVAEVRQFLETDRVFIYRFEPDWSGTIVVESIATGLTPALGTNIQDTYFIQTSGEPYRNGRIQAIADIYAAGLNQCHIDLLAQFQVKANLVVPILKGKELWGLLVAYHCFHPRTWQQLEIDLLKELAMQVAIAIQQAELYQRLEIANQELKNLVNIDGLTKVANRRRFDEVLQQEWLILRREQFPLSLIFCDVDYFKLYNDTYGHPVGDECLQKIAKALQEVTKRPGDLVARYGGEEFAIILPNTPLPGAIYLAEEIQKKIKQLAIAHNSSQVSNIVTLSLGVASIIPNINNFPNTLLTMADRALYQAKEQGRDRVLVYCDRQESNTNSPYRGDISSTPDCRRPPC; this comes from the coding sequence GTGACTCTTCTGTTGTGCAGTGTTTTAGTTGCTTGGTTACATCAGCGTAATGCCAGCAAATTCCAGCTTGCCTATCAATTACTGCAAGCAGAGGTAGAGGAACGCAAACAAATAGAGCAAGCGCTGAGAGAAGCGGAAACAATATTAAAACAACAAACTGAGCGCGAACGAATGATTATTACGATCGCGCAAAATATCAGACAATCCCTTAACTTAACTAAAATTCTCAATACTACTGTTGCGGAAGTCCGGCAATTTTTGGAAACTGACAGAGTATTTATTTATCGATTTGAACCTGATTGGAGTGGTACGATCGTTGTCGAGTCTATCGCCACAGGATTAACGCCAGCACTAGGAACAAACATTCAAGATACTTATTTTATCCAAACTAGTGGCGAACCTTATAGGAATGGTAGAATTCAGGCGATCGCAGACATTTATGCCGCAGGTTTAAACCAATGTCATATTGATTTATTAGCACAATTTCAAGTCAAAGCTAACTTAGTAGTACCCATTTTAAAAGGAAAAGAATTGTGGGGATTATTAGTCGCTTATCACTGTTTTCATCCGCGAACTTGGCAACAACTAGAAATTGATTTATTGAAAGAATTAGCTATGCAAGTGGCGATCGCCATTCAACAAGCAGAACTTTACCAACGCTTAGAAATCGCCAACCAAGAATTAAAAAATCTTGTCAACATAGATGGCTTAACTAAAGTAGCAAATCGTCGCCGATTCGATGAAGTCTTACAACAAGAATGGCTCATCCTGAGACGAGAACAATTCCCCCTTTCATTAATTTTCTGCGATGTAGATTACTTTAAACTTTATAATGATACTTATGGGCATCCAGTAGGTGATGAATGTCTGCAAAAAATCGCTAAAGCCCTTCAAGAAGTAACTAAACGTCCGGGAGATTTAGTTGCTAGATATGGTGGAGAAGAATTTGCTATTATTTTACCTAATACACCTTTACCTGGAGCGATTTATCTAGCCGAAGAAATTCAAAAAAAAATCAAACAATTAGCGATCGCTCACAATAGTTCTCAAGTCAGTAATATAGTTACTTTAAGTTTAGGAGTAGCCAGTATTATTCCTAATATTAATAACTTTCCCAACACACTTTTAACAATGGCCGATCGCGCACTTTATCAAGCAAAAGAACAAGGACGCGATCGAGTTTTAGTATATTGCGATCGACAAGAATCTAATACCAATTCTCCATATAGAGGCGACATATCATCAACACCCGACTGTCGCCGTCCCCCTTGCTAA
- the aroB gene encoding 3-dehydroquinate synthase — translation MQSVIDVNLPQNRYEIAIAPGSLDNLGNWMNGKESKPLNLGEKVLLVSNPAIFKRYGEKAVASLSNAGFKVVSLNLAAGEQYKTLNSIQKIYNTALENRLERSSTIVALGGGVIGDMAGFAAATWLRGINFVQVPTSLLAMVDASIGGKTGVNHPKGKNLIGAFHQPRLVLIDPQVLKTLPAREFRAGMAEVIKYGVIWDADLFTKLEGCERLDQLRYLSEEMLQLILTHSCQAKAIVVGKDEKESGLRALLNYGHTIGHAVESLTGYKVVNHGEAVAIGMVAAGQIAVDLRMWTKGETERQNELIKKTGLPNKLPVGLDIGEIIDSLQTDKKVKSGKVRFVLPRRIGEATVTDQVPPDVLRQVLLQMQ, via the coding sequence ATGCAATCCGTTATTGATGTTAATTTACCGCAGAATCGTTATGAAATAGCGATCGCACCCGGAAGTTTAGACAATTTGGGCAATTGGATGAACGGAAAGGAAAGCAAACCGTTGAATTTGGGCGAAAAAGTTCTATTAGTTTCTAACCCAGCAATTTTTAAGCGTTACGGAGAAAAGGCGGTTGCATCTCTGTCTAATGCTGGGTTTAAGGTGGTTTCCCTGAACCTGGCGGCTGGCGAACAATACAAAACCCTCAATTCTATCCAAAAAATTTATAATACTGCCTTAGAAAATCGCCTGGAACGGTCTTCCACAATAGTCGCTTTGGGTGGCGGTGTAATAGGCGATATGGCGGGTTTTGCGGCGGCTACCTGGCTACGGGGAATCAATTTTGTCCAAGTACCTACCAGTTTGTTAGCGATGGTAGATGCCTCAATAGGCGGAAAAACTGGAGTAAATCATCCCAAGGGGAAAAATTTAATTGGGGCATTTCATCAACCTAGATTAGTATTAATAGATCCCCAAGTTTTGAAAACTTTGCCAGCGAGAGAATTTCGGGCTGGAATGGCAGAAGTAATTAAATATGGCGTAATTTGGGATGCTGATTTATTCACCAAATTAGAAGGATGTGAAAGATTAGATCAGCTGCGCTATTTGAGTGAGGAAATGTTGCAATTGATCCTGACTCATTCTTGCCAAGCTAAAGCAATTGTCGTCGGAAAAGATGAAAAAGAATCTGGTTTAAGAGCATTATTAAATTACGGTCATACTATTGGTCATGCGGTGGAAAGTTTGACTGGTTATAAAGTCGTAAATCATGGTGAAGCTGTAGCAATTGGGATGGTAGCTGCTGGTCAAATTGCTGTTGATTTACGGATGTGGACTAAGGGCGAGACAGAACGACAAAATGAGTTGATTAAAAAAACAGGTTTGCCTAATAAGTTACCTGTGGGTTTAGATATTGGGGAAATAATTGATTCTTTGCAAACTGATAAAAAAGTTAAATCTGGTAAGGTTAGGTTTGTTTTACCCAGGCGAATTGGTGAAGCGACAGTAACCGATCAAGTTCCCCCAGATGTGTTGCGCCAAGTGTTGCTGCAAATGCAGTAA
- a CDS encoding cytochrome b6-f complex subunit PetL, translating to MAVVSYAVILLGAYGVALGLFFALRATKLI from the coding sequence ATGGCTGTAGTATCTTACGCGGTGATTTTGCTTGGCGCTTATGGAGTAGCCCTTGGCTTGTTTTTTGCTCTCAGAGCTACCAAGCTAATCTAA
- a CDS encoding B12-binding domain-containing radical SAM protein: MKVLLVYPLFPKTFWSYEKILELVDRKVLLPPLGLVTVAAILPQEWEFKLVDRNIRSVTEAEWEWADLVIISAMIVQKEDFKAQIQAAKQRGKKVAVGGPYPTSLPEEAQAAGADYLILDEGEITLPMFVEAIKNGAENGTFHANGEKPSVTSTPIPRFDLLEFDAYDSMSIQFSRGCPFQCEFCDIIVLYGRKPRTKTPEQLLAELDYLYQLGWRRSVFMVDDNFIGNKRNVKLLLKELKVWLAEHDYPFQFNTEASVDLAQDPELMELMVECNFNAVFLGIETPDEESLSLTKKFQNTRNSLSDAVQAITRAGLRPMAGFIIGFDGEKTGAGGRIVQFAEQTGIPTVMFGMLQALPTTALWYRLEKEGRLRKIDSNINQTSLMNFIPTRPLEDIAREYVQAFWDLYEAEKFLDRTYRCFLMLGAPKVKAKFKMPSLLDLRALLIVVWRQGIKRKTRWKFWHHLFSIIKRNPGVWEHYLTVCAHNEHFLEYRQIVRDEIERQLNEFLAEETRIASVTARKTALAS; this comes from the coding sequence ATGAAGGTTTTGTTAGTTTATCCCCTGTTTCCGAAAACATTTTGGTCGTATGAGAAGATTTTAGAATTAGTCGATCGCAAAGTCCTGTTACCACCTTTAGGATTAGTCACGGTAGCGGCTATTTTACCGCAGGAGTGGGAATTCAAATTAGTCGATCGCAATATTAGGTCTGTCACCGAAGCCGAATGGGAATGGGCAGACTTAGTAATTATATCAGCAATGATAGTTCAAAAAGAAGATTTTAAAGCCCAAATTCAAGCGGCAAAACAACGAGGTAAAAAAGTCGCCGTTGGTGGCCCTTATCCCACAAGTTTGCCAGAAGAAGCACAAGCAGCAGGGGCTGATTATTTAATCTTAGATGAAGGGGAAATCACCCTACCAATGTTTGTGGAAGCCATTAAAAACGGCGCAGAAAATGGTACTTTTCACGCCAATGGGGAAAAACCAAGTGTCACTTCTACACCTATTCCTCGCTTTGACTTACTGGAATTTGACGCTTATGATTCCATGTCAATTCAATTCTCTAGAGGTTGTCCTTTTCAGTGCGAATTTTGCGACATAATTGTATTATATGGACGCAAACCAAGAACCAAAACGCCCGAACAACTATTAGCTGAATTAGATTATCTTTACCAATTAGGTTGGCGCAGAAGCGTGTTTATGGTTGATGATAACTTCATTGGCAATAAACGCAATGTCAAATTGTTACTTAAAGAATTGAAAGTTTGGCTAGCCGAACATGATTATCCTTTTCAGTTTAATACCGAAGCTTCTGTAGATTTGGCGCAAGATCCAGAACTAATGGAATTGATGGTTGAATGCAATTTTAATGCCGTATTTTTGGGAATTGAAACACCAGACGAAGAAAGCTTGAGTTTGACGAAAAAATTTCAAAATACACGCAATTCTTTAAGTGATGCAGTACAAGCAATTACCAGGGCTGGACTGCGACCAATGGCAGGATTTATTATTGGATTTGATGGGGAAAAAACTGGTGCAGGTGGGCGAATTGTCCAATTTGCGGAACAAACAGGAATTCCCACAGTAATGTTTGGAATGCTGCAAGCTTTACCAACTACTGCCCTTTGGTATCGTTTAGAAAAAGAAGGACGCTTACGGAAAATTGATTCCAACATCAATCAAACCAGTTTGATGAATTTTATACCAACTCGTCCTTTAGAAGATATTGCCAGAGAATATGTGCAAGCTTTTTGGGATTTGTACGAAGCAGAAAAGTTTTTAGATAGAACTTATCGCTGTTTTTTAATGTTAGGTGCGCCGAAAGTAAAAGCTAAATTTAAAATGCCAAGTTTATTAGATTTGCGGGCGTTATTAATTGTAGTTTGGCGACAAGGAATTAAACGCAAAACTCGTTGGAAATTCTGGCATCATTTGTTTAGTATTATCAAGCGTAATCCCGGAGTTTGGGAACATTATTTGACGGTTTGCGCCCACAATGAGCATTTTTTAGAATATCGGCAAATTGTACGTGATGAAATTGAAAGACAGTTAAACGAGTTTTTGGCAGAAGAGACAAGGATAGCATCTGTAACTGCTAGAAAAACAGCTTTAGCTAGTTAA
- a CDS encoding NAD-dependent epimerase/dehydratase family protein translates to MIGDSLAGEANNPEKQESPELNSPEISVAESDDSKAPEVITSEATLASLAIEEIQETGESTSPEIPVAESEAIEIQEAPDWSNSTSSATGEIQETGESTSPEIPVAESEAIEIQEAPDWSNSATSATEEIQETGESSSPEIPVAESEAIEIQEAPDWSNSATSTTGEIQETGESSSPEIPVVELEASKIAKKPELTVAQTAKVAEEINAAIGSPLPITSETVPNKDCLRILITGASGCIGQYIAEKLIKETEHELFLLVRDPRKLRIDCNYRSGINIVQGDMKYISRLAKLIKTIDCAILTAAAWGGQQEALDVNVFKTLQLLNYLDPNVCQQVIYFSTASILDKHNHLLKEARELGTEYIRSKYEGLMRISKLPIADRITTLFPTLVLGGDERHPYSHVSSGLPGLKKWINYIRFFKADGSFHFIHAKDIAEVVFYLLKNPPNREQKNWFVLGNQPTTVNQAVEEACEYLQKPILFRLNLSPWLADIFISLFRIQMAAWDRFCLEYRHFTYTNPINPATFGIPVYCSTIKDVLKTSGISEPPQLPSNRKNYNSSPTVGNKVKDYRQAFNDQELESGKDQ, encoded by the coding sequence GTGATAGGTGATTCTCTAGCAGGAGAGGCAAACAACCCAGAAAAACAGGAAAGTCCAGAATTGAATTCTCCTGAAATTTCTGTAGCCGAATCTGACGACTCAAAAGCACCTGAAGTCATAACTTCAGAGGCAACTTTAGCGAGTTTAGCAATTGAAGAAATTCAAGAAACTGGAGAGTCCACTTCTCCTGAAATTCCGGTAGCAGAGTCGGAGGCGATCGAAATTCAGGAAGCGCCCGATTGGTCAAATTCTACCAGTTCGGCAACTGGGGAAATCCAAGAAACTGGAGAGTCCACTTCTCCTGAAATTCCGGTAGCAGAGTCGGAGGCGATCGAAATTCAGGAAGCGCCCGATTGGTCAAATTCTGCAACTTCGGCAACAGAGGAAATCCAAGAAACTGGAGAATCTTCTTCTCCTGAAATTCCGGTAGCAGAGTCGGAGGCGATCGAAATTCAGGAAGCGCCCGATTGGTCAAATTCTGCAACTTCGACCACAGGGGAAATCCAAGAAACTGGAGAATCTTCTTCTCCTGAAATTCCAGTTGTGGAATTGGAAGCAAGTAAAATTGCGAAAAAACCTGAATTAACAGTTGCCCAAACAGCTAAAGTTGCTGAAGAAATTAACGCTGCTATTGGATCGCCTTTGCCTATTACCTCTGAAACTGTACCCAATAAAGATTGCTTACGAATTTTAATTACTGGGGCTAGCGGCTGCATTGGTCAATATATTGCAGAAAAGCTAATTAAAGAAACAGAACACGAATTGTTTTTATTAGTTAGAGATCCCAGAAAACTAAGAATAGACTGCAATTATCGATCGGGAATCAATATTGTCCAAGGCGATATGAAATATATTTCTCGCTTGGCAAAACTGATCAAAACAATTGATTGTGCAATTTTAACAGCAGCCGCTTGGGGTGGTCAGCAAGAAGCATTAGATGTTAATGTTTTTAAAACCCTACAATTACTGAATTACCTCGATCCAAATGTTTGTCAACAAGTAATTTATTTTTCGACAGCTAGCATTTTGGATAAGCACAATCATTTACTGAAAGAAGCCAGAGAATTAGGTACGGAATATATCCGTTCCAAATACGAAGGTTTGATGAGAATATCAAAATTGCCAATTGCCGATCGAATTACAACCCTATTCCCCACCTTAGTTTTAGGGGGAGATGAAAGACATCCCTATTCCCATGTTTCCTCTGGTTTACCAGGATTGAAAAAATGGATTAATTACATCAGATTTTTCAAAGCGGATGGAAGTTTCCATTTTATTCACGCTAAAGATATTGCCGAAGTAGTTTTTTACTTGTTGAAAAATCCGCCAAATCGAGAACAAAAAAATTGGTTTGTTTTAGGAAATCAACCCACAACAGTCAATCAAGCAGTGGAAGAAGCGTGCGAATATCTCCAAAAACCAATTTTGTTTCGCCTAAATTTATCTCCTTGGTTAGCTGATATTTTCATCTCCTTATTCCGCATTCAAATGGCAGCTTGGGATAGATTTTGTTTGGAATATCGCCACTTTACTTACACAAATCCCATTAATCCAGCTACCTTTGGAATACCAGTTTATTGTTCCACAATCAAAGATGTGTTAAAAACTAGTGGCATTAGTGAACCACCTCAACTTCCATCAAATCGGAAGAATTACAACTCATCTCCAACTGTAGGAAACAAAGTTAAAGATTACAGACAAGCATTTAATGACCAAGAATTAGAATCAGGAAAGGATCAATAA